A DNA window from Rhizobium jaguaris contains the following coding sequences:
- a CDS encoding glycine betaine ABC transporter substrate-binding protein, whose translation MKNRLISVAFAAALASVGAVSADAADLVISMPNWPSGQATANILKVAIAKEYKLDAEVRELGTLTAFNGLESGDVDINPEVWRPNLDSLIEKYVNEKHVVEVAARGIDAWQGLCATPDAVAAGIKDISDLSDPAKTAVLDTDGDGRGELWIGAPTWLSTGIERVRANSYGYAKNLTLIEAEEDVGMAAVDAAVATGRPMVFACYAPHHVFELHNIVRLTEPPYDASKWKIAPASDPTWISDSSAPVAWPATSFHIAYATAFAKKHADVASFLEKVDFTPEEITHMTYALQVDRQPPLEFAKQWVDSHASRVDGWAKP comes from the coding sequence ATGAAGAACAGACTCATTTCCGTGGCCTTTGCCGCTGCCCTTGCGTCTGTCGGGGCGGTAAGCGCCGATGCGGCCGATTTGGTCATCTCGATGCCGAATTGGCCTTCAGGTCAGGCAACGGCGAATATCCTGAAGGTTGCGATTGCCAAGGAATATAAGCTCGATGCCGAGGTCCGGGAGCTCGGAACGCTCACCGCCTTCAACGGTCTCGAAAGCGGCGACGTCGACATCAATCCCGAAGTATGGCGGCCGAACCTCGACAGCCTGATCGAGAAATACGTCAACGAAAAGCACGTCGTCGAGGTGGCGGCGCGCGGCATCGATGCCTGGCAGGGCCTTTGCGCGACGCCGGATGCAGTCGCGGCCGGTATAAAGGACATCTCGGATCTGAGTGATCCCGCCAAGACTGCGGTTCTGGATACCGACGGCGACGGACGCGGAGAGCTGTGGATCGGGGCACCGACATGGTTGTCGACAGGCATCGAGAGAGTGCGCGCCAACAGCTATGGCTACGCGAAAAATCTGACCCTGATCGAAGCCGAGGAAGATGTCGGCATGGCTGCGGTCGATGCGGCAGTCGCGACGGGCCGGCCGATGGTATTTGCCTGCTACGCGCCACATCACGTCTTCGAGCTGCACAATATCGTGCGACTGACAGAGCCGCCCTATGATGCTTCCAAATGGAAGATCGCGCCAGCGAGCGATCCGACCTGGATCAGCGATTCGAGCGCACCGGTCGCCTGGCCCGCCACGAGTTTTCACATTGCCTATGCCACCGCCTTCGCAAAGAAACATGCCGACGTTGCGAGCTTTCTCGAGAAGGTCGATTTTACGCCAGAGGAAATTACGCACATGACCTACGCCCTGCAGGTGGACCGTCAGCCGCCCCTGGAATTCGCGAAGCAGTGGGTAGACAGCCATGCATCCCGCGTCGACGGATGGGCAAAGCCATGA
- a CDS encoding MaoC family dehydratase produces MTATVGISSTHPKTMPADHADIPVWNSENWFYEDFEIGHKIRSLRRTISEGESQQFNALVLDMHPYVSDQIFAETEGLFGKRLVAGAFVFSAGLGLVATNCINAFSYGYDKLRFIKPTFIGDTIYTIRTNLDKQPKYKDLGLIRSSYEVFKGEGELVLYCEHIQTVRYKNGRPADAPELKG; encoded by the coding sequence ATGACTGCCACCGTCGGCATTTCCAGCACCCATCCGAAGACCATGCCGGCGGATCATGCCGACATTCCCGTCTGGAACTCGGAAAACTGGTTCTATGAAGACTTCGAGATCGGTCACAAGATCCGGTCGCTGCGGCGGACGATCTCCGAAGGCGAATCCCAGCAGTTCAACGCCCTCGTGCTCGATATGCATCCCTATGTCAGCGACCAGATCTTTGCGGAGACGGAGGGCCTGTTCGGCAAACGCCTCGTCGCCGGTGCTTTCGTCTTTTCCGCCGGCCTCGGTCTCGTCGCTACCAACTGCATCAACGCCTTCTCCTACGGCTACGACAAGCTGCGCTTCATCAAGCCCACCTTCATCGGCGACACGATCTACACCATCCGCACCAATCTCGACAAACAGCCGAAATACAAGGATCTCGGTTTGATCCGCTCTTCGTACGAAGTCTTCAAGGGCGAAGGCGAGCTGGTGCTTTATTGCGAGCATATCCAGACGGTACGCTACAAGAACGGCCGGCCCGCCGATGCTCCGGAATTGAAGGGCTGA
- a CDS encoding CaiB/BaiF CoA transferase family protein — protein sequence MTTGNKDSLLAGITVLDMSQFLAGPMAALRLGDLGARVIKVERPDGGDLCRRLYLSDTEIGGDSTLFHAINRGKESFAVNMKDEGDLQDLRTLIEKADVIIQNFRPGVIDRLGLDYASVAKINPRIVYGSITGYGPDNEWRQFPGQDLLAQARSGAMWLNGEADDGPVPFGLAVADMLAGNLIVQGILAGLVRRGVTGQGVHVETSLLEAMIDFQFEVLTTHLNDGGRPPKKSSVRNAHAYLSAPYGVYHCADGWLALAMTPLPKLAPLFELPALADYTPDEAFSRRDEIKSLIASRLHEKTVKEWLAILEPADIWAAEVLDWPKLLETAAFRQLDMLQTVTRGDGASVRTTASPIRINGVRRKNDLAAPTIGSDSEKIRAEFFA from the coding sequence ATGACCACAGGAAACAAGGACAGCCTGCTCGCCGGCATTACGGTGCTGGATATGAGCCAGTTCCTGGCCGGGCCGATGGCCGCTCTTCGGCTCGGCGACCTCGGTGCCCGGGTGATCAAGGTCGAGCGTCCCGACGGCGGCGATCTCTGCCGCAGGCTTTATCTCAGCGACACCGAGATCGGTGGCGACTCGACGCTGTTCCACGCAATCAATCGCGGCAAGGAGAGCTTTGCCGTCAACATGAAGGACGAAGGTGACCTGCAAGACCTTAGGACGCTGATCGAAAAGGCCGATGTCATCATCCAGAATTTCCGCCCTGGGGTCATCGATCGCCTGGGTCTCGACTACGCCTCGGTCGCCAAAATCAATCCACGCATCGTCTACGGCAGCATCACCGGCTATGGCCCGGACAACGAGTGGCGACAGTTTCCCGGCCAGGACCTGCTCGCCCAGGCCCGCTCCGGCGCCATGTGGCTGAACGGCGAGGCCGATGATGGCCCGGTGCCCTTCGGCCTAGCGGTCGCCGACATGCTGGCCGGCAATCTCATCGTCCAGGGCATTCTCGCCGGCCTCGTGCGGCGCGGCGTCACCGGCCAGGGCGTCCACGTCGAAACCAGCCTGCTGGAGGCCATGATCGATTTCCAGTTCGAGGTCCTGACCACCCATCTGAACGATGGCGGTCGCCCGCCGAAGAAATCCTCCGTGCGCAATGCCCACGCCTATCTCTCAGCCCCCTATGGCGTCTATCATTGCGCCGATGGTTGGCTGGCGCTGGCCATGACGCCGCTGCCGAAACTGGCGCCTCTCTTCGAGCTTCCAGCGCTTGCCGACTACACGCCGGACGAGGCCTTTTCCCGCCGCGACGAGATCAAGAGCCTGATCGCCAGCCGCCTGCATGAGAAGACGGTGAAGGAATGGCTCGCCATCTTGGAGCCCGCCGACATCTGGGCGGCGGAGGTGCTGGACTGGCCGAAACTGCTGGAAACCGCCGCGTTCCGGCAGCTCGACATGTTGCAGACGGTAACCCGTGGCGACGGCGCTTCCGTTCGCACGACGGCAAGCCCGATCCGTATCAATGGCGTCAGGCGCAAGAACGATCTTGCCGCCCCGACGATCGGCAGCGATTCCGAGAAGATCAGAGCGGAATTCTTCGCCTGA
- the tal gene encoding transaldolase, which yields MTSKLDQLRAMTTVVADTGDIEAVARLKPVDCTTNPTIVLKALGTPMFADAIKEAVAWGKKQGGTPDAIAAAVADRLAISVGAALSGLVPGRVSTEVDADLSFNTEASIAKARAIIAAYKERGIGQDRILIKLASTWEGIRAAEVLQKEGIDCNLTLLFSKAQAVACADAKVFLISPFVGRILDWYKKSTGKEFTPEEDPGVLSVREIYNYYKANDIKTIVMGASFRSAGEIEALAGCDRLTISPNLLDELAKDEGKLERKLSPENKTSVAKVAVDEKTFRWMMNEDAMATEKLAEGIRAFAKDLIALRTMVGKELQLAAA from the coding sequence ATGACATCCAAGCTTGACCAACTTCGCGCTATGACGACGGTCGTGGCCGATACCGGCGATATCGAGGCGGTTGCCCGCCTGAAGCCGGTCGACTGCACGACCAATCCGACCATCGTCCTCAAGGCGCTCGGCACGCCGATGTTCGCCGATGCAATCAAGGAAGCCGTTGCCTGGGGCAAGAAGCAGGGCGGCACGCCGGACGCTATCGCAGCAGCGGTTGCCGACCGTCTGGCAATCTCCGTCGGCGCCGCTCTTTCCGGCCTCGTTCCCGGCCGCGTCTCGACCGAAGTCGACGCCGATCTGTCCTTCAACACCGAAGCTTCGATTGCCAAGGCCCGCGCCATCATCGCCGCTTACAAGGAACGCGGCATTGGCCAGGATCGCATCCTGATCAAACTCGCTTCCACCTGGGAAGGCATCCGCGCTGCAGAAGTCCTGCAGAAGGAAGGTATCGACTGCAATCTGACACTGCTCTTCAGCAAGGCCCAGGCCGTTGCCTGCGCCGACGCCAAGGTTTTCCTGATCTCGCCCTTCGTCGGGCGCATCCTCGACTGGTACAAGAAGTCGACCGGCAAGGAGTTCACGCCGGAAGAAGATCCGGGCGTTCTTTCCGTCCGCGAGATCTACAACTACTACAAGGCCAACGACATCAAGACGATCGTCATGGGCGCTTCCTTCCGTAGCGCCGGCGAAATCGAAGCGCTGGCCGGCTGCGATCGCTTGACGATCAGCCCGAACTTGCTCGACGAGCTTGCCAAGGATGAAGGCAAGCTGGAACGCAAGCTTTCGCCGGAAAACAAGACCTCCGTTGCCAAGGTCGCGGTCGACGAAAAGACCTTCCGCTGGATGATGAACGAAGATGCGATGGCGACCGAAAAGCTCGCCGAAGGCATTCGCGCATTCGCCAAGGACCTGATCGCTTTGCGGACCATGGTGGGCAAGGAATTGCAGCTCGCTGCCGCCTAA
- a CDS encoding amidohydrolase family protein, translated as MLFDSHLHIVDREKLGYPWLEGAGALNRDSLYEDYAREAQRLGITDTLHMEVDVAEGDIERETDYVKGLSRQPGSLIRGAIAACRPEDAGFPTYLERVLADHFVKGFRRVLHVVPDDLSEGSLFRENLKRLAGTRLTFDFCVLPHQIAKAIALADLNPNVQFILDHCGVPAVKDGLSEVWTSGITEIAKRPNVVVKISGIVAYADPDSWTVDTLRPFVEHSITSFGWDRVIWGSDWPVCTLGGGLSTWVAATHALTQGASADERAHLYQLNAKRLWSL; from the coding sequence ATGCTTTTCGATAGCCACCTGCACATCGTCGATCGCGAGAAACTTGGATACCCCTGGCTGGAAGGGGCCGGCGCGCTGAACCGCGACAGCCTTTATGAAGACTATGCCCGCGAAGCCCAGCGCCTGGGGATAACCGACACGCTCCACATGGAAGTGGATGTCGCTGAAGGCGATATTGAGCGGGAAACGGACTACGTCAAAGGCTTGAGCCGACAGCCCGGCAGCCTGATCCGCGGGGCCATCGCCGCCTGCCGTCCGGAAGATGCCGGCTTTCCAACCTATCTCGAGCGCGTGCTTGCCGATCACTTCGTCAAGGGCTTTCGCCGCGTGTTGCATGTGGTGCCGGACGACCTCTCCGAAGGCTCGCTCTTCAGGGAAAACTTGAAGCGGCTTGCCGGCACTCGCCTCACCTTCGATTTCTGCGTGCTGCCGCATCAGATCGCCAAGGCGATCGCGCTGGCCGATCTCAATCCCAATGTTCAGTTCATTCTCGACCATTGCGGCGTGCCAGCCGTCAAGGACGGCCTCAGCGAGGTCTGGACCTCGGGGATCACTGAAATCGCCAAGCGGCCGAACGTTGTCGTCAAGATTTCCGGCATCGTCGCCTATGCCGATCCCGACAGCTGGACCGTCGACACGCTGCGCCCCTTCGTCGAGCATTCGATAACAAGCTTCGGTTGGGATCGCGTCATCTGGGGCAGCGACTGGCCCGTCTGCACGCTGGGCGGCGGTCTCTCCACCTGGGTCGCCGCTACCCATGCGCTGACGCAGGGGGCGAGCGCCGACGAGCGCGCCCACCTCTATCAGCTCAACGCCAAGCGACTCTGGTCTCTCTGA
- a CDS encoding L,D-transpeptidase: protein MLMAAAIGLGPLVALAAQTQIFDPQTRTWVDYDAKKARQYYARNKQVPDAFRRQVVPFRTAEEPGTIIIDGNQHFLYLVQPGGQAIRYGIGVGREGFGWAGIVRVGRTAEWPTWTPPAEMVARDPNAVKWANGMPGGPDNPLGARALYLYEGNNDTIYRIHGTPESWSIGLDVSSGCIRMNNDDIIDLHSRVKIGAKVIVLMQGAALYKGV from the coding sequence ATGCTCATGGCGGCAGCCATCGGCCTTGGGCCTCTCGTTGCGCTCGCGGCGCAGACGCAGATATTCGATCCGCAGACCCGAACCTGGGTCGACTACGATGCGAAGAAGGCTCGCCAATATTACGCCCGCAACAAACAGGTGCCGGATGCCTTTCGCAGGCAAGTCGTTCCCTTCCGGACGGCAGAAGAGCCGGGAACGATCATCATCGACGGCAACCAGCATTTTCTCTACCTGGTCCAGCCCGGCGGCCAGGCGATCCGCTATGGCATAGGCGTTGGGCGGGAAGGCTTCGGCTGGGCCGGCATCGTGCGGGTCGGGCGCACGGCGGAATGGCCGACCTGGACACCGCCCGCCGAAATGGTCGCTCGTGATCCGAATGCGGTGAAATGGGCGAACGGCATGCCGGGCGGACCCGACAACCCACTCGGGGCGAGGGCTCTCTACCTGTATGAAGGCAACAACGACACGATTTACCGCATTCACGGCACGCCGGAATCATGGTCAATTGGACTTGATGTCTCCTCCGGATGCATACGCATGAACAACGACGATATCATCGATCTGCACTCTCGCGTGAAGATCGGGGCGAAGGTGATTGTGCTGATGCAGGGCGCGGCACTCTATAAGGGCGTATGA